Proteins co-encoded in one Flavivirga eckloniae genomic window:
- the truB gene encoding tRNA pseudouridine(55) synthase TruB, with protein sequence MISKEDYLSGQVLLIDKPLNWTSFQVVNKLRWEIRQAFNIKKIKVGHAGTLDPLATGLLVICTGKMTKQIDTFQGQVKEYTGTFVIGSTTPSYDLETEINDTFPTDHITETLIYNTTKQFIGDIQQYPPVFSALKKDGKRLYEFARAGEHVDIKPRTVNISEFEITKIDTSTAPSTGAIHIEFRVVCSKGTYIRSLANDFGKALDSGAHLSALRRTKIGDFDVANATSIESFIENLSL encoded by the coding sequence ATGATTTCTAAAGAAGATTACCTCTCCGGACAGGTTCTTTTAATAGACAAACCTTTAAACTGGACTTCTTTTCAGGTGGTTAATAAGTTGCGTTGGGAAATCCGGCAGGCTTTTAACATAAAAAAAATAAAGGTAGGCCATGCTGGTACTCTCGACCCATTAGCTACTGGCTTATTGGTTATTTGCACGGGCAAGATGACCAAACAAATTGACACCTTTCAAGGGCAAGTTAAAGAGTATACGGGCACATTTGTTATAGGTAGCACCACGCCATCTTACGATTTAGAAACCGAAATAAATGACACATTCCCTACCGATCATATTACCGAAACGTTAATTTATAACACAACCAAACAATTTATTGGAGATATTCAACAATATCCTCCTGTTTTTTCTGCATTAAAAAAAGATGGAAAACGGTTATATGAATTTGCCAGAGCCGGTGAACATGTTGATATTAAACCAAGGACAGTGAATATTTCTGAATTTGAAATCACAAAAATCGACACTTCGACTGCACCCAGTACAGGGGCAATACATATTGAATTTAGAGTAGTTTGTAGTAAAGGCACTTACATTCGTTCTTTAGCAAACGACTTTGGAAAAGCACTAGATTCTGGCGCCCACTTATCGGCATTAAGACGTACTAAAATTGGAGATTTTGATGTAGCCAATGCCACCTCCATTGAATCCTTTATTGAAAATCTTTCTTTGTAA